In the uncultured Methanobacterium sp. genome, one interval contains:
- a CDS encoding DASS family sodium-coupled anion symporter, with the protein MPLAIIAFIVVMLVPMNGLSYPGHAAIALLIFAVIMWATEAVHLAVTSLIILFIQPIIGVASFDNAVIGFANPIIFLMIGGFIIAEAIRKSGLATRLTYTMLNKFGTSPDRSLFVAVFSTGILSAWIENVVAFAMLLPIIKEIIPLMGVDDPEKGKSNFAKAMVLGASYGSLAGGFGTEIGTAPNLMAAAYTNIPFADWMIFGFPLAIIMMLIIWKLLGRMFKPEVKGIVGGAETITNKLESLGPMTGVEKKSLIILLFTIGLWVTTGFTGLDSYSIALIGAVLFFIFKILDWKDAQNGVDWGLIVFFGGALSLGAALLQTGAANWLISDIVAMLGSNPSTILITVVLMIIAVCITQVMSNIALSAILVPLSVTLAAAQGQPVGTYAVPVAIACSLSFMLPMADPTVAMAYGTGYVKIKEILKAGVPLVVIGIIVTIIILLSPLAKPALG; encoded by the coding sequence ATGCCATTGGCCATCATTGCTTTTATAGTAGTAATGTTAGTTCCAATGAACGGTTTAAGCTATCCTGGCCATGCAGCAATTGCTTTACTTATATTCGCCGTTATAATGTGGGCCACAGAAGCCGTGCATTTAGCAGTTACTTCTTTAATTATATTGTTTATACAACCCATAATTGGCGTTGCAAGTTTTGATAATGCTGTAATTGGTTTTGCAAATCCAATTATCTTCCTGATGATTGGTGGTTTTATTATTGCCGAAGCAATCCGAAAAAGCGGACTAGCCACACGCCTAACATACACCATGCTTAACAAGTTTGGTACCAGTCCAGATAGAAGTCTTTTCGTGGCAGTATTCTCCACTGGAATTTTATCTGCCTGGATTGAAAACGTGGTGGCATTTGCAATGCTACTTCCTATAATCAAGGAAATCATTCCACTAATGGGAGTTGACGACCCTGAAAAAGGAAAAAGTAACTTTGCAAAAGCCATGGTACTTGGTGCATCCTACGGTTCACTCGCAGGAGGATTCGGTACAGAAATAGGTACCGCACCCAACCTAATGGCAGCAGCCTACACCAACATCCCCTTCGCAGATTGGATGATATTCGGATTCCCCCTGGCAATTATCATGATGCTCATCATCTGGAAATTACTGGGTAGAATGTTCAAACCAGAAGTTAAGGGAATAGTAGGTGGGGCAGAAACCATAACTAATAAGCTGGAATCATTAGGCCCCATGACTGGAGTAGAAAAAAAATCATTGATTATACTTCTATTCACCATTGGATTATGGGTTACCACCGGCTTTACTGGACTTGACAGTTATTCCATTGCCCTGATCGGTGCTGTGCTTTTCTTTATATTCAAAATACTCGACTGGAAAGATGCACAGAACGGTGTGGACTGGGGACTAATCGTCTTCTTCGGAGGAGCATTAAGCCTTGGAGCAGCATTACTGCAAACTGGAGCAGCAAATTGGCTCATATCTGATATTGTTGCCATGCTAGGAAGTAATCCATCAACCATCCTTATTACGGTGGTTTTGATGATAATTGCCGTCTGTATAACTCAGGTAATGTCCAACATTGCACTTTCTGCAATATTAGTACCATTATCAGTTACACTGGCAGCAGCCCAGGGGCAACCAGTTGGAACATACGCAGTACCAGTAGCAATCGCCTGTTCACTATCATTCATGCTCCCAATGGCCGACCCAACAGTCGCAATGGCCTACGGAACCGGATATGTGAAGATCAAGGAAATACTAAAAGCAGGAGTTCCATTAGTTGTAATTGGAATTATAGTAACCATTATAATTCTATTGAGCCCCCTTGCAAAACCAGCGCTTGGATAA
- a CDS encoding histidine kinase dimerization/phosphoacceptor domain -containing protein produces MAKKRVSTDGRSDSEPNALHKKRNRKQLKVLSGDELNLKEIMDVSPVPQFVINNDHNVIYWNHALEKLSKIKAENILGTNKQWQVFYNTERPCMADFIVNGRLEEIPKWYNTKDNRSKFVLRYQGQSQNLGNSCEAVAFFSTMGEQGKWLHFSVNEIKNNKGHVIGAIETFQDVTEQIDLQDKFIKTLEEKELLLREIHHRTKNDLQIIDSMINFQSYYTEDEKSLDLFKDIQNHIQSITQIHGKIYPSKDLLNIDFGVFIKNLVLDRLREYGIGKNTIQVDIGISKVLLDINTVIPCGIIVNELVNDSIKRILLTGKVEESEDDKNEDPDPVKGELAVKITNKGEFFLMTVYDNATVSPENLDLHSNKNALDMWFLNKLATELGGTVSLEQDNGTLFKITFKKNNVKI; encoded by the coding sequence GTGGCAAAAAAGAGAGTATCTACAGATGGTAGGAGTGATTCTGAACCCAATGCGTTGCACAAAAAGAGGAATCGCAAACAATTAAAGGTATTAAGTGGCGATGAATTAAATTTAAAAGAAATAATGGATGTTTCTCCGGTCCCCCAATTTGTTATAAATAATGATCACAATGTTATTTACTGGAATCATGCCTTGGAAAAATTAAGTAAAATCAAGGCTGAGAATATTTTAGGGACAAATAAGCAATGGCAAGTATTTTACAATACTGAAAGACCATGCATGGCTGATTTTATAGTTAACGGACGTCTGGAAGAAATTCCCAAATGGTACAACACCAAGGATAATAGATCTAAATTCGTTTTGAGATATCAGGGGCAATCCCAAAATTTAGGAAATTCCTGTGAAGCCGTGGCTTTTTTCTCCACAATGGGTGAACAAGGAAAATGGTTACATTTTTCTGTAAATGAAATTAAAAACAATAAAGGTCATGTGATTGGTGCGATAGAGACTTTTCAAGATGTAACCGAACAGATAGATTTACAAGACAAATTTATAAAGACTCTGGAAGAAAAGGAATTGCTCCTTAGGGAAATTCATCATAGAACCAAAAATGATCTGCAGATAATAGACTCCATGATAAATTTTCAATCGTACTACACTGAGGATGAAAAATCACTGGATCTGTTCAAAGATATCCAGAACCATATTCAATCAATAACTCAAATCCACGGGAAAATTTACCCTTCCAAGGATCTGTTAAACATTGATTTTGGAGTTTTCATTAAAAATCTGGTGTTAGACCGGCTCAGAGAATATGGGATTGGCAAAAATACCATTCAAGTGGATATTGGCATTAGTAAGGTTTTACTGGACATCAATACAGTCATCCCCTGTGGGATCATTGTAAATGAGCTGGTGAATGATTCAATAAAACGCATCCTTTTAACTGGGAAAGTTGAAGAATCTGAAGATGATAAAAATGAAGATCCTGACCCTGTGAAGGGAGAACTAGCAGTTAAAATTACCAACAAAGGTGAATTCTTTTTAATGACTGTTTATGATAATGCCACTGTTTCTCCAGAAAATCTGGACCTCCACAGTAACAAAAATGCACTGGATATGTGGTTTTTAAACAAGTTAGCAACTGAATTAGGGGGCACAGTTAGTCTAGAACAGGATAATGGAACTTTATTTAAGATTACCTTTAAAAAAAATAATGTAAAAATCTGA
- a CDS encoding DASS family sodium-coupled anion symporter — MPLAIIAFIVVMLVPMNGLSYSGHAAIALLVFAVIMWATEAVHLAVTSLIILFIQPIIGVASFDNAVIGFANPIIFLMIGGFIIAEAIRKSGLATRLTYAMLNKFGTTPDRSIFVAVFSTGLLSAWIENVVAFAMLLPIIKEIIPLMGVDEPEKGKSNFAKAMVLGASYGSLAGGFGTEIGTAPNLMAAAYTNIPFASWMVFGFPLAIILMLIIWKVLGRVFKPEVEGIVGGTKTISDKMESLGPMKKVEKLSLAILIFTIGLWITAGWTGLNSYSVALIGAVLFFVFKVLDWKDAQNGVDWGLIVFFGGALSLGAALLQTGAANWLITDIMSLLGNNPSIILITVVLMIIAVCITQVMSNIALAAILVPLSVTLATAQGQPIGTYAVPVAIACSLSFMLPMADPTVAMAYGTEYVKIKEILKAGVPLVVIGIIVTIIILLSPLAKPALG; from the coding sequence ATGCCACTGGCCATCATTGCTTTTATAGTAGTAATGTTAGTTCCAATGAACGGTTTAAGCTATTCTGGTCACGCAGCAATTGCTTTACTTGTATTCGCCGTCATAATGTGGGCCACAGAAGCGGTACATTTAGCAGTCACTTCTTTAATAATACTCTTCATACAACCCATAATTGGTGTTGCAAGTTTTGATAATGCTGTAATTGGTTTTGCAAATCCAATTATCTTCCTGATGATTGGTGGTTTTATTATTGCCGAAGCAATCCGGAAAAGCGGACTAGCCACACGCCTAACATACGCCATGCTCAATAAATTTGGGACAACACCAGATAGAAGTATCTTCGTGGCAGTGTTCTCCACTGGACTCTTATCCGCCTGGATTGAAAACGTGGTGGCATTTGCAATGTTACTCCCCATTATTAAGGAAATCATCCCACTGATGGGAGTTGACGAACCTGAAAAAGGTAAAAGTAACTTTGCAAAAGCCATGGTACTCGGTGCATCCTACGGTTCACTCGCAGGAGGATTCGGTACAGAAATAGGTACCGCACCCAACCTAATGGCAGCCGCCTACACCAACATCCCCTTCGCAAGCTGGATGGTATTCGGATTTCCACTGGCCATTATTCTAATGCTCATCATCTGGAAAGTACTGGGTAGAGTATTCAAACCAGAAGTTGAGGGAATAGTGGGTGGAACCAAGACCATATCCGATAAAATGGAATCCTTGGGACCCATGAAAAAGGTCGAAAAACTTTCATTGGCCATACTCATATTCACCATCGGATTATGGATTACCGCCGGCTGGACCGGACTAAACAGCTACTCAGTCGCCTTAATCGGTGCTGTGCTTTTCTTTGTATTCAAAGTACTTGACTGGAAAGATGCGCAGAACGGTGTGGACTGGGGACTAATCGTCTTCTTCGGAGGAGCACTAAGCCTCGGAGCAGCACTACTGCAAACTGGAGCAGCAAACTGGCTTATAACTGACATAATGAGCTTACTGGGAAATAATCCATCAATTATCCTCATAACTGTAGTTTTGATGATAATTGCCGTCTGTATAACTCAGGTAATGTCCAACATTGCATTAGCAGCTATACTGGTACCATTATCGGTTACACTGGCAACTGCACAGGGACAACCAATAGGAACATACGCCGTACCAGTAGCAATCGCCTGTTCACTATCATTCATGCTCCCAATGGCCGACCCAACAGTCGCAATGGCCTACGGAACCGAGTACGTGAAAATCAAGGAAATACTAAAAGCAGGAGTCCCACTAGTTGTAATCGGAATTATAGTAACCATTATAATTCTATTGAGCCCCCTTGCAAAACCAGCGCTTGGATAA
- a CDS encoding universal stress protein, protein MIKKILLPTDGSEASERAGEYAISAANLSGADIIVLNVIDTDYLNALPQQDLREKLDEELREEGKEAVEKFKNKIEAEKCEGNCKNINLITLIKQGKPEDVILETVDQEGVDQIIMGKSGKHGFEKFLMGSTTERVVRRAKIPVNIIS, encoded by the coding sequence ATGATTAAAAAAATATTATTACCTACAGACGGTTCAGAAGCATCCGAAAGAGCTGGAGAATACGCAATTTCAGCTGCAAATTTGAGTGGTGCAGATATAATTGTGTTAAACGTGATTGATACAGATTATCTGAACGCTTTACCACAGCAAGATCTGCGAGAAAAATTAGATGAAGAACTACGCGAAGAAGGAAAAGAAGCTGTTGAAAAGTTCAAAAATAAAATCGAAGCAGAAAAATGTGAGGGCAATTGCAAAAACATTAATTTAATAACCTTGATTAAACAAGGAAAGCCTGAAGATGTTATTCTAGAAACAGTTGATCAGGAAGGTGTTGATCAAATAATAATGGGAAAATCAGGTAAACACGGATTTGAAAAGTTTTTAATGGGTAGTACTACCGAAAGAGTTGTTAGAAGAGCAAAAATTCCTGTTAACATCATATCCTGA
- a CDS encoding PAS domain-containing protein yields MFKEIFDKSPMGILLYDEEGELVDANPAAIKLIGLPKLKDLPEINLFHNPIIPCRRDEIRENDVIRFQTQLDPGKIRDYFVPASCDPLSIAGTVSTIDSGYLVQIQEVIPEKTEELRISEERYRRFFEDDLTGDFIATPEGAVMECNPAFAEIYGFSSRENALEANIADFNPDDWENLIKNLETNPKIQGHQTTHQRPDGRNIHIVSNVVAMFDESGRLIQVKGYVFDDTERKEAEEALKRSEEKYRRLFNEDLTGDFIATPEGEILECNPAFAQIHGFESSEEAVGSNISQFNTSDWENLITRLQDKGKIQDYQSWQIRPDNVKIHVVANVVGISNDQGEMVQVKGYVFDDTERKEAEEALRQSEEKYHRLFDEDLTGDFIATLEGNILECNPAFAEIYGFDTIENALKWNISESNPFDWPYMVTRLKSEGKIMGFQSWQRRSDIMRIHVIANLVGIFNDSNELVQVKGYVFDDTERKQAEEKLESGKQQITRILDSIQDGFMALDNLWNFIYVNRCAAEYLGADADDLLEQNLWGRFPEFTGTVYETKLRKAMGNKEIQHFEAYDIRKNDHWFDVSVYPSDDGISVYWRDITQRKNLESELK; encoded by the coding sequence ATTTTCAAGGAAATATTCGACAAATCTCCGATGGGGATTCTTCTTTATGATGAAGAAGGGGAACTGGTGGATGCTAACCCTGCTGCAATAAAATTAATAGGACTACCTAAATTAAAGGACCTGCCCGAGATTAACCTATTCCATAATCCAATCATCCCCTGCCGGAGAGATGAAATCAGGGAAAATGACGTCATCAGGTTCCAAACTCAACTAGATCCTGGAAAAATTCGTGATTATTTTGTTCCTGCTTCTTGTGATCCTTTGTCAATTGCGGGAACAGTTTCAACTATTGATTCAGGATATCTGGTCCAGATTCAGGAAGTCATTCCAGAAAAAACTGAAGAGCTCCGTATAAGTGAAGAAAGATACCGTCGTTTTTTTGAGGATGACCTGACCGGGGATTTTATTGCCACTCCTGAAGGTGCAGTGATGGAGTGTAACCCTGCTTTTGCAGAAATATATGGGTTTTCTAGTCGTGAAAATGCTCTAGAAGCTAACATAGCAGATTTCAACCCTGATGACTGGGAAAATTTAATAAAAAACCTTGAAACCAACCCTAAAATTCAGGGCCACCAGACCACACACCAGAGGCCAGATGGGAGGAATATCCACATTGTTAGTAACGTGGTGGCCATGTTCGATGAATCCGGCCGATTAATCCAGGTTAAAGGTTATGTCTTTGATGACACCGAACGCAAGGAAGCCGAAGAAGCTTTAAAAAGAAGTGAAGAAAAATACAGGCGACTTTTTAACGAAGACTTAACTGGAGATTTCATTGCCACCCCAGAGGGTGAAATATTGGAATGTAACCCTGCTTTTGCCCAGATACATGGATTTGAAAGTAGTGAAGAAGCTGTGGGATCTAATATTTCCCAGTTCAACACCAGTGACTGGGAGAACCTTATCACTCGTCTCCAGGATAAAGGTAAGATACAGGATTATCAGAGCTGGCAGATAAGACCAGATAACGTGAAGATTCACGTTGTGGCTAATGTTGTGGGTATCTCCAATGATCAGGGAGAGATGGTGCAGGTTAAGGGTTATGTTTTCGATGACACCGAACGTAAGGAAGCTGAGGAAGCATTAAGACAGAGTGAGGAGAAGTATCATCGTTTGTTTGATGAGGATCTAACCGGGGATTTTATTGCCACTCTTGAGGGAAATATATTAGAATGTAACCCTGCTTTTGCCGAGATTTACGGTTTTGATACCATTGAAAATGCACTTAAATGGAATATATCCGAGTCAAACCCCTTTGATTGGCCTTATATGGTCACCCGTCTCAAAAGCGAAGGTAAAATAATGGGATTTCAAAGCTGGCAGCGGCGATCTGATATTATGCGGATCCATGTCATTGCCAATCTGGTAGGTATCTTCAATGATTCTAATGAACTTGTCCAGGTTAAGGGCTATGTTTTTGATGACACTGAACGTAAACAGGCTGAAGAAAAATTGGAAAGTGGAAAACAACAAATAACGCGGATATTAGATAGTATACAGGATGGATTTATGGCATTGGATAATCTCTGGAATTTTATCTATGTTAACCGGTGTGCTGCTGAGTATCTGGGTGCTGATGCCGATGACCTTCTGGAACAAAACCTGTGGGGAAGATTCCCTGAATTTACAGGAACTGTATATGAAACCAAGTTACGTAAAGCAATGGGAAACAAGGAAATACAGCACTTTGAAGCTTATGATATTCGTAAAAATGATCACTGGTTTGATGTCAGTGTTTATCCCTCTGATGATGGTATTTCAGTTTACTGGCGCGATATTACCCAGCGTAAAAACCTGGAATCAGAATTGAAGTAA
- a CDS encoding 4Fe-4S binding protein yields the protein MKRDVIKINEEKCNGCGSCVTGCPEGALQVIDGKARLVSDLFCDGLGACIGDCPEGAIEIEKREAEPYDEYKVMENIVKAGPNVTKAHLKHLHEHGQTKYLNEALSFLKEKNIEVPDYEEEAPLACGCPGSAMQVPEPKSGSGESPQILSAELGNWPVQLQLLNPNAPYLKNADLLITADCVPFAYPNFHQRFLKDKILIILCPKLDKTIDEYVDKLSEIFTKQDIKSITIVHMEVPCCSGIEVIVKRALEKAQKNIIIKDYTISINGEII from the coding sequence ATGAAAAGGGATGTTATCAAAATCAATGAAGAAAAATGTAATGGATGTGGCAGTTGTGTTACCGGGTGCCCCGAGGGTGCACTGCAGGTCATCGATGGTAAGGCCCGTCTGGTAAGTGATCTTTTCTGTGATGGACTGGGGGCCTGTATTGGAGACTGCCCCGAGGGGGCCATAGAGATTGAAAAAAGAGAAGCTGAACCATATGATGAATACAAAGTCATGGAGAATATAGTAAAAGCCGGTCCTAACGTTACCAAGGCCCACCTAAAACATCTTCATGAACATGGACAGACCAAATACTTAAACGAAGCTCTCAGCTTCTTAAAAGAAAAAAATATTGAAGTGCCAGATTATGAAGAGGAAGCACCACTGGCCTGTGGATGCCCGGGTTCGGCAATGCAAGTTCCAGAGCCCAAGTCTGGAAGTGGGGAATCTCCACAGATTCTAAGTGCAGAACTTGGTAACTGGCCGGTGCAACTGCAGCTTTTAAATCCCAATGCACCCTACCTTAAAAATGCTGATCTCCTCATTACTGCCGATTGTGTGCCCTTTGCCTACCCCAACTTCCATCAAAGATTCCTGAAGGACAAGATTCTGATAATTCTCTGCCCCAAACTGGATAAGACCATTGATGAATACGTGGATAAATTGAGTGAGATCTTCACCAAGCAGGATATAAAATCCATTACCATAGTGCACATGGAAGTTCCCTGCTGCTCGGGTATTGAAGTGATAGTCAAACGTGCCCTGGAAAAAGCTCAGAAGAACATAATCATTAAGGACTACACCATTTCCATAAATGGGGAAATAATTTAA
- a CDS encoding flavodoxin family protein: MKVVGFNGSPREGSNTGVMIEEILKGASEAGAETELFNLSAMNIAPCKACMHCKENNGECGTDDDMQIVYSQIREADAFILGSPVYMWQMNAQAKLFTDRLFANFKTGFEEKYGQKSMALVFSQNNPDENMFKEYFYYTRNMFDFLGYNVVDMLTSKENSIPGEVKNKKEVMDQAREIGRELVKG, from the coding sequence ATGAAAGTAGTTGGATTTAATGGAAGCCCCCGTGAGGGGAGTAACACTGGAGTTATGATTGAAGAAATATTAAAGGGTGCCAGTGAAGCAGGAGCAGAAACTGAACTTTTCAATCTGAGTGCGATGAATATCGCCCCCTGTAAGGCATGCATGCACTGCAAGGAGAATAATGGAGAATGTGGCACTGATGATGATATGCAGATTGTCTACTCCCAGATAAGGGAAGCTGATGCATTCATACTGGGATCCCCGGTTTACATGTGGCAGATGAATGCCCAGGCAAAGCTCTTCACTGACCGGCTTTTTGCCAACTTCAAGACAGGATTTGAAGAAAAATACGGGCAAAAAAGCATGGCACTGGTATTCTCACAGAACAACCCTGATGAAAACATGTTTAAAGAATACTTCTACTACACCCGTAACATGTTCGACTTTTTAGGTTACAATGTGGTGGACATGCTCACCTCAAAGGAAAACAGTATTCCCGGAGAAGTTAAAAACAAAAAAGAGGTTATGGACCAGGCCAGAGAAATTGGTAGGGAATTAGTCAAGGGATAA
- a CDS encoding isoprenylcysteine carboxylmethyltransferase family protein produces the protein MIKIVEIKDITIFSLFILALAYSYFLMGYDQKLLYLFLVIFLVYSFISLHVSRKYGAQIKGWPTILKERDYTSIALTVPETGLMMAVLITFYTGIYSTILVLTGFMVMFVGMGFNLMVRRELGKNWVPLSRTTENQELVTTGIYSRVRHPFYLSILILFAGVAIISQNVWGLIFFILFIAGLIIRMKKEEKELILKFGEEYLKYMNNTPRLFPRV, from the coding sequence GTGATAAAAATAGTAGAAATTAAGGACATAACCATTTTCTCACTCTTTATACTGGCACTGGCTTATAGCTATTTCCTGATGGGATATGACCAAAAACTACTCTACCTCTTCCTGGTAATCTTCCTGGTCTATAGTTTTATCTCCTTACACGTGTCACGTAAATACGGTGCCCAGATTAAAGGCTGGCCCACTATACTAAAAGAGAGGGATTACACCTCCATTGCCCTGACTGTTCCCGAGACAGGGCTAATGATGGCAGTCTTAATCACATTTTACACCGGAATTTACAGTACAATCCTTGTATTAACTGGTTTTATGGTGATGTTTGTCGGTATGGGCTTTAATTTAATGGTTCGGAGAGAGTTAGGTAAAAACTGGGTGCCACTTTCAAGAACAACCGAGAATCAGGAATTGGTAACCACTGGTATTTATTCCAGGGTCCGTCATCCCTTCTACCTGTCTATTCTAATCCTGTTTGCAGGAGTAGCCATTATATCACAGAATGTATGGGGCTTGATTTTTTTCATTTTATTCATAGCCGGTTTGATCATTAGAATGAAGAAAGAAGAAAAGGAATTAATCCTCAAATTTGGTGAAGAATACCTAAAATACATGAATAACACTCCCCGGCTGTTTCCAAGAGTGTGA
- a CDS encoding AI-2E family transporter, translating to MISQIKKMSSSTIFPLLLILTILSLVILSPIVTMVIFGAILAYYVRFISCRIKPYVKYDTLSIFLGMIILTIPIALLLYFTITQILGISSLLLGSVQQATAVNSTMDLSHINGAVEKLGLSPAITQNIVDAIKSGVLQLLSAITNSLITMVSSIPALAAQILILIFSIFYFARDGDKIVQYIKDVVPDKDKSFYREVLNGADDVLKSIIVGNIIPAAILGVLSGVLYYFLGYPYVILLAIVSGIAMFIPIIGPWIVYGAIGLFSILTGNTTQGILVIFFGWIIETTTDFYIRPRISVQYSEVHPLVFLLGFIYGAVTMGIPGLFIGPLILGITYAAYKVYRQERVKSKQAND from the coding sequence ATGATTTCACAAATTAAAAAAATGTCTTCCTCAACTATATTTCCACTCTTACTAATTTTAACCATTTTATCCCTGGTAATTTTATCCCCCATTGTAACTATGGTGATATTTGGGGCTATTTTAGCCTATTACGTGCGTTTCATTTCCTGTAGGATCAAACCTTACGTTAAATACGATACTTTATCTATTTTCCTCGGAATGATCATCCTAACCATCCCCATTGCACTACTCTTGTATTTCACCATTACCCAGATTTTAGGTATTTCCAGTTTACTCTTAGGGTCTGTTCAGCAGGCCACTGCAGTAAACTCCACCATGGACTTAAGCCACATCAACGGTGCAGTGGAAAAACTGGGCCTGTCACCTGCTATCACCCAGAACATCGTTGATGCCATAAAATCAGGAGTTCTGCAACTCTTATCTGCCATAACCAATTCGTTAATCACTATGGTCAGTTCTATCCCGGCTTTGGCTGCTCAAATCCTTATATTGATCTTTTCAATATTCTATTTTGCCAGAGACGGGGATAAAATAGTCCAATACATAAAAGACGTGGTACCAGATAAGGATAAAAGTTTCTACCGGGAAGTCCTCAATGGTGCTGATGATGTTCTGAAGAGTATCATAGTGGGTAACATCATCCCGGCAGCCATCCTGGGTGTACTCTCTGGTGTGTTATATTATTTCCTGGGTTATCCCTACGTGATCTTACTGGCCATAGTCAGTGGAATAGCCATGTTCATACCCATAATTGGACCATGGATAGTCTACGGGGCCATAGGACTTTTCAGTATCCTAACTGGAAACACAACCCAGGGAATACTGGTCATCTTCTTTGGCTGGATAATTGAAACCACCACTGACTTCTACATCCGCCCCCGCATTTCAGTCCAGTACTCAGAGGTCCATCCACTGGTATTTTTACTGGGATTCATCTACGGGGCAGTGACCATGGGCATTCCAGGACTCTTCATAGGACCACTGATACTGGGAATAACCTATGCCGCCTACAAGGTTTACAGGCAGGAAAGAGTAAAATCAAAACAGGCAAATGATTAA
- a CDS encoding MarR family transcriptional regulator — MDDEDLRIIIELFDDIGDKILKTAEITLKSYENLTIAEANAIYVIGPQEPKTMKQIAEALGVAVSTPTRTIDRLVEKGLVNRNVGIKDRRKLLIQLTSEGKELLERMDEEGMLMARKMFENLQDEEIASLKRILLKISEKI; from the coding sequence ATGGATGATGAAGATTTACGGATAATTATCGAACTTTTTGATGATATAGGGGATAAAATCCTTAAAACGGCTGAAATAACCCTGAAAAGCTATGAAAACCTAACCATAGCCGAGGCCAATGCTATTTATGTCATAGGTCCCCAGGAACCCAAGACCATGAAGCAGATTGCTGAAGCCCTGGGTGTGGCAGTAAGCACCCCCACCCGTACCATTGACCGGCTGGTTGAAAAGGGATTGGTCAACAGGAACGTGGGTATTAAGGATAGAAGAAAACTTCTAATTCAACTAACTTCGGAAGGAAAGGAACTTCTGGAAAGGATGGATGAAGAAGGAATGTTAATGGCCCGAAAAATGTTCGAAAACCTCCAGGATGAAGAAATAGCATCTTTAAAAAGAATTCTGCTTAAAATCAGTGAAAAAATTTAA